The Deinococcus metalli genome window below encodes:
- the secA gene encoding preprotein translocase subunit SecA, producing MFRVLNKMFDTNQRDVAQIVKTVVQPVNALEDETRKVEDLASAFMELRRQVQSGEKTLDDVVVPAFALIREAGRRSIGKRHYDVQLIGGYALHKGRIAEMRTGEGKTLVATLALALNALEGKGCHLVTVNDYLARVGAEENSLLFRTLGLTVGLANRELQPHEKQAAYACDITYVTNSELGFDYLRDNMAQSREALVLRADTPLNFSIVDEVDSILIDEARTPLIISGAAERATDLYYVYAKLIRRLKKGLPAEPGVRTEATEDYTIDEKGKQVHLNEAGIAKIERLLSLGDLYSPENMDKAHMITQAIRAAELYHREKDYIVNAEGEVIIIDEFTGRSMPGRRYGEGLHQAIEAKEGVKIENENQTLATITYQNFFRLYTKFSGMTGTAKTEEKEFLDIYGSDVLVIPTNRPVVRKDAEDLVYRTKLGKYRAVVEEVREMHASGRPILIGTASIVTSEQLSGLLQDAQIPHSVLNAKFEAQEASIIAQAGRSGTVTIATNMAGRGTDIKLGGDAEFIIGEAIEQQLGISRFSPEAENFIKAVSRDDPQAMELGMLIPGITPEFITQAQQLHRDTIADHARVREQGGLHIIGTERHESRRIDNQLRGRAGRQGDPGSSRFYVSFEDDLMRLFANDRVVAMMDRLGMDDSQPIEAKMVTGAIEKAQARVEDRNFSTRKQLLEFDNVMSKQRDTVYAQRREVLLGPDEDVEESTEGMIADFVDLQLATYLPIDQSADTWDIEGLRTAVVDAVPQLEDFDFEGLRAHTPADAQNALLKAVADAFDARREELSPTMLNSLSRYVLLQVVDQHWKEHLHGMDVLRQGIGLRGYGQRDPFTEYKFEATNMFNEMIDTLKGEVTKFIFRMQFGGAA from the coding sequence ATGTTCCGTGTCCTGAACAAAATGTTTGATACCAACCAGCGGGACGTCGCGCAGATCGTGAAGACGGTCGTGCAGCCGGTCAACGCGCTGGAAGACGAGACGAGGAAGGTCGAGGATCTCGCCTCGGCCTTCATGGAACTGCGCCGTCAGGTGCAGAGCGGCGAGAAGACCCTCGACGACGTGGTGGTGCCGGCCTTCGCGCTGATCCGCGAGGCGGGCCGGCGCTCCATCGGCAAGCGCCACTACGACGTGCAGCTCATCGGCGGCTACGCCCTGCACAAGGGCCGCATCGCGGAGATGCGCACCGGGGAGGGCAAGACGCTGGTCGCCACCCTGGCCCTGGCGCTGAACGCCCTGGAGGGCAAGGGCTGCCACCTCGTCACGGTGAACGACTACCTCGCGCGGGTGGGGGCCGAGGAGAACTCCCTGCTGTTCCGCACGCTGGGCCTGACCGTGGGCCTCGCCAACCGCGAGCTTCAGCCGCACGAGAAGCAGGCCGCGTACGCCTGCGACATCACGTACGTCACGAACTCGGAACTCGGCTTCGACTACCTGCGCGACAACATGGCGCAGAGCCGCGAGGCGCTGGTGCTGCGCGCCGACACGCCGCTGAACTTCTCCATCGTGGACGAGGTGGACTCGATCCTGATCGACGAGGCCCGCACGCCGCTGATCATCTCCGGCGCGGCCGAGCGCGCCACCGACCTGTACTACGTGTACGCCAAGCTGATCCGCCGCCTGAAAAAAGGCCTGCCCGCCGAGCCCGGCGTGCGCACCGAGGCGACCGAGGATTACACCATCGACGAGAAGGGCAAGCAGGTGCACCTCAACGAGGCGGGCATCGCCAAGATCGAGCGGCTGCTCAGCCTGGGCGACCTGTACTCGCCCGAGAACATGGACAAGGCGCACATGATCACGCAGGCGATCCGCGCCGCCGAGCTGTACCACCGCGAGAAGGACTACATCGTCAACGCTGAGGGCGAGGTCATCATCATCGACGAGTTCACGGGCCGCTCGATGCCGGGCCGCCGCTACGGCGAGGGCCTGCACCAGGCCATCGAGGCGAAGGAGGGCGTGAAGATCGAGAACGAGAACCAGACGCTCGCAACCATCACGTACCAGAACTTCTTCCGTCTGTACACCAAGTTCTCCGGCATGACCGGCACCGCCAAGACCGAGGAAAAGGAATTCCTCGACATCTACGGCAGCGACGTGCTGGTGATCCCCACCAACCGGCCGGTGGTCCGCAAGGACGCCGAGGACCTGGTGTACCGCACCAAGCTCGGTAAATACCGCGCGGTGGTCGAGGAGGTGCGCGAGATGCACGCCTCAGGCCGCCCGATCCTGATCGGCACGGCCAGCATCGTGACCTCGGAGCAGCTCAGCGGGCTGCTGCAGGACGCACAGATTCCACACTCGGTGCTGAACGCCAAGTTCGAGGCGCAGGAAGCGAGCATCATCGCGCAGGCCGGGCGCAGCGGCACGGTGACCATCGCCACCAACATGGCCGGGCGCGGCACCGACATCAAGCTCGGCGGCGACGCGGAGTTCATCATCGGCGAGGCCATCGAGCAGCAGCTCGGCATCAGCCGCTTCTCGCCCGAGGCCGAGAACTTCATCAAGGCGGTCAGCCGCGACGATCCGCAGGCGATGGAGCTCGGCATGCTGATCCCCGGCATCACGCCCGAATTCATCACGCAGGCCCAGCAACTCCACCGCGACACCATCGCGGACCACGCCCGCGTGCGCGAGCAGGGCGGGCTGCACATCATCGGCACCGAGCGCCACGAGTCGCGCCGCATCGACAACCAGCTGCGCGGCCGCGCCGGACGCCAGGGCGACCCCGGCAGCAGCCGCTTCTACGTGTCCTTCGAGGACGACCTGATGCGCCTGTTCGCCAACGACCGCGTGGTGGCGATGATGGACCGCCTGGGCATGGACGACTCGCAGCCCATTGAGGCCAAGATGGTCACGGGCGCCATCGAGAAGGCGCAGGCGCGCGTGGAGGACCGCAACTTCAGCACCCGCAAGCAGCTGCTGGAGTTCGACAACGTGATGAGCAAGCAGCGCGACACCGTGTACGCCCAGCGCCGCGAGGTGCTGCTCGGGCCGGACGAGGACGTCGAGGAATCGACCGAGGGCATGATCGCGGACTTCGTGGACCTGCAGCTCGCCACGTACCTGCCCATCGACCAGAGCGCCGATACGTGGGACATCGAGGGCCTGCGCACCGCCGTGGTGGACGCCGTGCCGCAGCTGGAGGACTTCGACTTCGAGGGCCTGCGCGCCCACACGCCCGCCGACGCCCAGAATGCGCTGCTCAAGGCCGTCGCGGACGCCTTTGACGCCCGCCGCGAGGAGCTGAGCCCCACCATGCTCAACTCTCTGTCGCGCTACGTGCTGCTGCAGGTCGTGGACCAGCACTGGAAGGAGCATCTGCACGGCATGGACGTGCTGCGCCAGGGCATCGGGCTGCGCGGCTACGGCCAGCGCGATCCCTTCACGGAGTACAAGTTCGAGGCGACGAACATGTTCAACGAGATGATCGACACGCTCAAGGGCGAAGTCACCAAGTTCATCTTCCGCATGCAGTTCGGCGGCGCGGCCTAA
- a CDS encoding amidohydrolase family protein, which yields MTAPGPYTPRLLTCDVLYTGMGGGHAPGGVVVVGETVAATGDPAELRRAYPHAREEHVGGVIAPPPVNAHTHLDMSAYDFQALPYFRWLPEVVVAQRELRGVGGAQAGADTLARLGVGGVGDIVWSPDVMDALLDRNDLTGVLYFEVLGAFPEHAEERFAALRARIEGWRARGLPEGLRVGVTPHTPFTVSHRLLRLVTEYAHGEGLPMQIHVAEHPSEPELFETGAGPLWEHRLKPFTPDTFAQVIGRDPEPGLTPVRYLDELGVLERRPTLIHMVNVTLDDIARVARAGCAVVTCPRSNHHLECGVFPWAAYAAAGVEVAVGTDSVASGGSLDVRDDVAFARTLYPDLDPRVLVRAAVKGGHRVLGSRAPFLRRGEPWRDAYVW from the coding sequence ATGACTGCGCCCGGCCCGTACACCCCCCGCCTGCTCACCTGCGACGTGCTGTACACCGGCATGGGGGGCGGCCACGCGCCGGGCGGCGTGGTCGTGGTGGGGGAGACCGTCGCCGCGACCGGCGATCCGGCCGAGCTGCGCCGCGCGTACCCGCACGCCCGCGAGGAACACGTGGGCGGCGTGATCGCCCCGCCGCCGGTGAACGCGCACACGCACCTCGACATGAGCGCCTATGACTTCCAGGCGCTGCCGTACTTCCGCTGGCTGCCCGAGGTGGTGGTCGCGCAGCGCGAGTTGCGTGGTGTGGGGGGTGCCCAGGCCGGAGCCGACACGCTGGCCCGGCTGGGCGTCGGCGGTGTGGGCGACATCGTGTGGTCGCCGGACGTGATGGACGCCCTGCTGGACCGGAACGACCTGACGGGCGTGCTGTACTTCGAGGTGCTGGGCGCCTTCCCGGAGCACGCCGAGGAGCGCTTCGCAGCGCTGCGGGCGCGGATCGAGGGCTGGCGGGCGCGCGGGTTGCCGGAGGGCCTGCGCGTGGGTGTCACGCCGCACACGCCGTTCACGGTCAGTCACCGCCTGCTGCGGCTGGTGACCGAGTACGCGCACGGTGAGGGCCTGCCCATGCAGATTCACGTGGCCGAGCACCCCAGCGAACCCGAACTCTTCGAGACCGGCGCTGGCCCGCTGTGGGAGCACCGCCTGAAGCCCTTCACGCCTGACACCTTCGCCCAGGTGATCGGCCGCGACCCGGAGCCCGGACTGACCCCCGTGCGCTACCTGGACGAGCTGGGCGTGCTGGAGCGTCGGCCCACGCTGATCCACATGGTGAACGTCACCCTGGACGACATCGCCCGTGTGGCCCGCGCCGGCTGCGCGGTCGTGACGTGCCCGCGCAGCAACCACCACCTGGAGTGCGGTGTGTTTCCGTGGGCGGCGTACGCGGCGGCCGGCGTCGAGGTCGCCGTGGGCACCGACTCCGTCGCCAGCGGCGGCTCGCTGGACGTGCGGGACGACGTGGCCTTCGCCCGGACGCTCTACCCGGACCTCGATCCGCGCGTGCTCGTGCGCGCCGCCGTCAAGGGCGGCCACCGCGTGCTCGGCTCCCGTGCACCCTTCCTGCGGCGCGGCGAGCCGTGGCGGGACGCCTACGTGTGGTGA
- a CDS encoding pyroglutamyl-peptidase I produces MPTLLLTGFEPFHTHPDNPSAHAARALDGLEIGAVRVTAALLPVEPHAAGRALDALLDAHAPDAVLMTGLAAGRPQVTLERVGVNVMDFAIPDNAGQVYRDVPACPDDGAPAAYLSTLPLRAVVAAWHAAGIPGHISNTAGLYVCNFVLYHARHRLAQAGRSAVPCGFLHVPANAAVALAWPADRPALPYLPQDDITRAVEVAARTIAQGL; encoded by the coding sequence ATGCCCACGCTGCTCCTGACCGGCTTCGAGCCCTTCCACACGCACCCGGACAACCCCAGCGCGCACGCCGCAAGGGCGCTGGACGGCCTGGAGATCGGGGCCGTGCGCGTCACTGCGGCGCTGCTGCCGGTGGAACCCCACGCGGCCGGACGGGCGCTGGACGCCCTGCTGGACGCGCACGCGCCGGACGCGGTCCTGATGACGGGGCTGGCGGCGGGCCGGCCGCAGGTCACGCTGGAACGTGTGGGCGTGAACGTCATGGACTTCGCGATTCCCGACAACGCCGGGCAGGTCTACCGCGACGTACCCGCGTGCCCGGACGACGGCGCGCCCGCCGCGTACCTCAGCACCCTGCCGCTGCGGGCCGTCGTGGCCGCGTGGCACGCGGCGGGCATTCCCGGGCACATCAGCAACACGGCGGGCCTGTACGTGTGTAACTTCGTGCTGTACCACGCGCGGCACCGGCTGGCGCAGGCCGGGCGCTCAGCCGTGCCCTGCGGGTTCCTGCACGTGCCCGCGAACGCGGCCGTGGCGCTCGCGTGGCCCGCCGACCGGCCCGCGCTGCCCTACCTGCCGCAGGACGACATCACGCGGGCGGTGGAGGTCGCCGCGCGCACCATCGCGCAGGGGCTCTAG
- a CDS encoding ATP cone domain-containing protein, which produces MTQPDLRIGTGRQAFPFSRGLIVESLVNAGAPAGEAAAAARRVEQQLRLARRTLVSPGELQALMVEVAQDVAGPAVAAEAARQTPAFVDIQVTARKGQLPFSRGVLARTLEDAGLTGREAYATASAVDVQLRRDGARSVSAEDIDNRTEEMLEATYGEHLRSTYRFLRRNRGKLGVQDSGGSAPTPFSKGLLVQSLLAAGVAPDVARRVARVTQRDLRGSEDRVVSSRVIREKVERLLRDEVGPDVSARYRLLRVIRRPPRPVIVLLGGVSGTGKSFLAAEIAYRLGIARVVSTDSIREVMRAMVSPALLPTLHASTFSAWEALLPPGAARPDQPGRAALLAGFRDQVQQVNVGLQAVVQRSVQEGSSLVLEGVHLVPGYLRAEAFEGALVIPMLVSLPDEEEHRRHFQSRDAETAASRPMHRYMRYFREIRMMQEELEALARKQDVPLLDGLTLDESADQAVDVVLRRVMVGLTPAERAALLGDDGETALDTWAVGSPGQ; this is translated from the coding sequence ATCACCCAGCCTGACCTGCGCATCGGTACGGGCCGCCAGGCTTTTCCATTCAGCCGCGGTCTGATCGTGGAATCCCTGGTGAACGCCGGGGCGCCCGCAGGCGAGGCCGCCGCCGCCGCGCGGCGGGTCGAGCAGCAGCTGCGGCTGGCGCGGCGCACGCTGGTCTCGCCCGGCGAGTTGCAGGCCCTGATGGTCGAGGTCGCGCAGGACGTGGCCGGCCCGGCGGTCGCGGCCGAGGCGGCCCGGCAGACGCCGGCCTTCGTGGACATCCAGGTCACGGCCAGGAAGGGCCAGTTGCCGTTCAGCCGCGGCGTGCTGGCCCGCACGCTCGAAGACGCCGGCCTGACCGGCCGCGAGGCCTACGCCACCGCCAGCGCGGTGGACGTGCAGCTGCGGCGGGACGGCGCGCGCAGCGTGAGCGCCGAGGACATCGACAACCGCACCGAGGAGATGCTGGAAGCCACCTACGGCGAGCACCTGCGCAGCACGTACCGGTTCCTGCGGCGCAACCGCGGCAAGCTGGGCGTGCAGGACAGTGGGGGCTCGGCCCCCACGCCGTTCTCGAAGGGCCTGCTGGTGCAGTCGCTGCTGGCGGCCGGCGTCGCGCCGGATGTGGCGCGGCGGGTGGCGCGCGTCACGCAGCGCGACCTGCGCGGCTCGGAGGACCGCGTGGTGAGCAGCCGGGTGATCCGCGAGAAGGTCGAGCGGCTGCTGCGCGACGAGGTCGGCCCGGACGTCAGCGCCCGCTACCGGCTGCTGCGCGTGATCCGCCGCCCGCCGCGCCCGGTGATCGTGCTGCTGGGCGGCGTGAGCGGCACCGGCAAGAGCTTCCTGGCGGCCGAGATCGCGTACCGCCTGGGGATCGCGCGGGTGGTGAGCACGGACTCGATCCGTGAGGTCATGCGCGCCATGGTTTCGCCCGCACTGCTGCCCACGCTGCACGCCAGCACCTTCAGCGCGTGGGAAGCGCTGCTGCCGCCCGGGGCCGCGCGGCCGGACCAGCCGGGGCGCGCGGCGCTGCTGGCAGGCTTCCGGGATCAGGTGCAGCAGGTCAACGTAGGGCTGCAGGCCGTGGTGCAGCGCAGCGTGCAGGAGGGCAGTTCGCTGGTGCTCGAGGGCGTGCATCTGGTGCCCGGCTACCTGCGCGCCGAGGCCTTCGAGGGCGCCCTGGTGATTCCCATGCTGGTGAGCCTGCCCGACGAGGAAGAGCACCGCCGCCACTTCCAGTCGCGCGACGCCGAAACCGCCGCGAGCCGCCCGATGCACCGCTACATGCGCTACTTCCGCGAGATCCGCATGATGCAGGAGGAACTTGAAGCCCTGGCCCGCAAGCAGGACGTGCCGCTGCTGGACGGCCTGACGCTGGACGAGAGCGCGGACCAGGCGGTGGACGTGGTGCTGCGCCGCGTGATGGTCGGTCTGACCCCCGCCGAACGCGCCGCCCTGCTGGGCGACGACGGCGAGACCGCCCTGGACACGTGGGCGGTGGGCAGCCCCGGCCAGTGA
- a CDS encoding DNA-formamidopyrimidine glycosylase, with protein MPELPEVETTRRRIEPLLRGRTILRVEHDAPHKYRDTHLAVGRRVQALSRRGKYLMLHLAAGDAAEGDPHDLEFIVHLGMTGGFRLEPGKHTRVTLETDAGTLHFDDARRFGKMAVVRPGEYAGMPTLAAMGPEPLSDDFREKDFVALAREAGAVKPWLLSQKPVSGVGNIYADEALWEAGIHPAQTRLTAAEGKRLYRAVRDVMGRAVEAGGSSLGDGIGNYRQHDGVPGAYQHEHHAYGREGTPCARCGTEIVKTVLAQRGTHSCPKCQVLKERA; from the coding sequence ATGCCGGAACTGCCGGAAGTCGAGACCACCCGCCGCCGCATCGAGCCGCTGCTGCGCGGCCGCACCATCCTCCGGGTCGAACACGACGCCCCGCACAAGTACCGCGACACGCACCTCGCGGTGGGCCGCCGCGTGCAGGCCCTGTCACGCCGCGGGAAGTACCTGATGCTGCACCTCGCCGCCGGGGACGCCGCCGAGGGCGATCCGCACGACCTGGAATTCATCGTGCACCTGGGCATGACCGGGGGTTTCCGGCTGGAGCCCGGCAAGCACACCCGCGTGACCCTCGAGACCGACGCCGGCACCCTGCACTTCGACGACGCGCGGCGCTTCGGCAAGATGGCGGTCGTGCGGCCCGGCGAGTACGCGGGCATGCCCACCCTGGCCGCAATGGGTCCCGAACCGCTCTCGGACGACTTCCGCGAGAAGGACTTCGTGGCGCTGGCACGGGAAGCGGGCGCCGTGAAGCCCTGGCTGCTGTCGCAGAAGCCCGTGAGCGGCGTGGGCAATATCTACGCCGACGAGGCCCTGTGGGAAGCGGGCATCCACCCCGCCCAGACGCGCCTCACGGCCGCCGAGGGCAAGCGCCTGTACCGCGCGGTTCGGGACGTGATGGGCCGCGCGGTGGAGGCCGGCGGCAGCAGCCTGGGCGACGGTATCGGCAACTACCGCCAGCACGACGGCGTACCCGGCGCGTACCAGCACGAGCACCACGCCTACGGCCGGGAGGGCACGCCGTGCGCCCGCTGCGGCACGGAGATCGTGAAGACCGTGCTCGCGCAGCGCGGCACCCACTCCTGCCCGAAGTGCCAGGTGCTGAAGGAGCGGGCGTGA
- a CDS encoding TetR/AcrR family transcriptional regulator → MDSTSLRERQKERRRARIYGVAIELFKRGGFQATTATDIARASNVSRGTFFNYYPYKEAVLLDYGSEVMDRLRDHAEARLQEGAAPLAVLYEVWDRLADHNTSERDLFPPLAYEVLNPNPERARTAYQALPLSKVIEMILRPLHQAGQLRTDLSLQRISNLIADTYLMVALRWAAYGTDRPLKEEMRLALNLLLDGAVAREGTPS, encoded by the coding sequence ATGGACTCTACCTCGCTGCGTGAACGCCAGAAGGAGCGGCGCCGGGCCCGCATCTACGGCGTGGCCATCGAACTGTTCAAACGCGGCGGCTTCCAGGCGACCACCGCGACCGACATCGCCCGCGCCAGCAACGTGTCCCGCGGCACCTTCTTCAACTACTACCCGTACAAGGAAGCGGTGCTGCTCGACTACGGCAGCGAGGTGATGGACCGCCTGCGCGACCACGCCGAGGCCCGGTTGCAGGAGGGCGCCGCGCCCCTGGCCGTGCTGTACGAGGTCTGGGACCGCCTGGCCGACCACAACACCAGCGAGCGCGACCTGTTCCCGCCGCTGGCCTACGAGGTGCTGAATCCCAACCCCGAGCGCGCCCGCACGGCATACCAGGCGCTGCCGCTGAGCAAGGTGATCGAGATGATCCTGCGGCCCCTGCACCAGGCGGGGCAGCTGCGCACGGACCTGAGCCTGCAGCGCATCAGCAACCTGATCGCGGACACGTACCTGATGGTCGCGCTGCGCTGGGCGGCGTACGGCACGGACCGCCCCCTGAAAGAAGAGATGCGACTGGCGCTGAACCTGCTGCTGGACGGCGCGGTGGCGCGCGAGGGCACGCCGTCCTGA
- the ppgK gene encoding polyphosphate--glucose phosphotransferase has product MSAILGIDIGGSGIKGAPVDTSTGQLLSERVRIPTPEGARPADVKDVVRQLVEHFGLPGAVGVTFPGIVQHGHTLSAANVDKGWIGLDADTLFTEASGHDVHLINDADAAGLAEAKFGAGAGVQGTVMVLTFGTGIGSALILNGTLIPNTELGHLWLRDKHAETWASDRARELDDLNWKQWARRVSTYLQHLELLFSPDLFVIGGGVSKRPEKWLPHLQLSRSRVVPAQLQNEAGIVGAAMMAAQPPGRPERPAGPLVGQATVPRKLKAEAALDKPAGKRTAPARKPSAVKPKK; this is encoded by the coding sequence ATGAGTGCGATCCTGGGCATCGACATCGGCGGCAGTGGCATCAAGGGTGCCCCCGTGGACACCAGTACCGGACAACTGCTCTCCGAGCGCGTCCGCATCCCCACGCCCGAGGGCGCCCGCCCGGCCGACGTGAAGGACGTCGTGCGCCAGCTCGTGGAGCACTTCGGCCTGCCCGGCGCGGTCGGCGTGACCTTCCCCGGCATCGTGCAGCACGGACACACCCTCAGCGCCGCGAACGTGGACAAGGGCTGGATCGGGCTGGACGCCGACACGCTGTTTACCGAGGCGAGCGGTCACGACGTGCACCTGATCAACGACGCCGACGCCGCCGGGCTGGCCGAGGCGAAGTTCGGCGCGGGCGCGGGCGTGCAGGGCACGGTCATGGTGCTGACCTTCGGCACCGGCATCGGCAGCGCCCTGATCCTGAACGGCACCCTGATTCCCAACACCGAACTCGGGCACCTGTGGCTGCGCGATAAGCACGCCGAGACGTGGGCCTCGGACCGCGCCCGCGAACTCGATGACCTGAACTGGAAGCAGTGGGCCAGGCGCGTCAGCACGTACCTGCAACACCTGGAACTGCTGTTCAGCCCGGACCTGTTCGTCATCGGCGGCGGCGTCAGCAAGCGCCCCGAGAAGTGGCTGCCGCACCTGCAGCTGAGCCGCAGCCGCGTGGTGCCCGCCCAGCTCCAGAACGAGGCCGGCATCGTCGGGGCCGCCATGATGGCCGCCCAGCCCCCGGGCCGGCCCGAACGCCCCGCCGGGCCGCTGGTCGGGCAGGCCACCGTGCCGCGCAAGCTCAAGGCCGAGGCGGCGCTGGACAAGCCGGCGGGCAAGCGCACCGCGCCCGCGCGCAAACCCAGCGCGGTCAAGCCGAAGAAGTAG
- a CDS encoding organic hydroperoxide resistance protein, whose amino-acid sequence MSHLYTAEATATGGRAGHAKTTDGRLNVDLSVPAGIGGDDGPGTNPEQLFAAGYAACFQGALGVIARRQKLDLGEGTTVTARVGLQRAGLSFGLDVELEGHFPGLTPEQGLELMEAAHQVCPYSVATRGNVEVRLSVA is encoded by the coding sequence GTGAGCCACCTCTACACCGCAGAAGCGACCGCCACGGGCGGCCGGGCCGGACACGCCAAGACCACCGACGGTCGCCTGAACGTGGACCTCAGCGTGCCCGCTGGCATCGGCGGCGACGACGGTCCCGGCACCAACCCCGAGCAACTCTTCGCCGCCGGGTACGCCGCGTGCTTCCAGGGAGCGCTGGGCGTGATCGCCCGCCGCCAGAAACTCGACCTGGGCGAGGGCACCACAGTCACCGCGCGGGTGGGCCTTCAGCGCGCCGGCCTGTCGTTCGGGCTGGACGTGGAACTCGAGGGCCATTTCCCCGGCCTGACGCCCGAACAGGGCCTCGAGCTGATGGAAGCGGCGCATCAGGTGTGCCCTTACTCGGTCGCCACGCGCGGCAACGTGGAGGTGCGCCTCAGCGTGGCCTGA
- the pdxH gene encoding pyridoxamine 5'-phosphate oxidase yields MTDLTSLRLSYARAELRRADLKADPFAQFQGWLDEALGADLLEPYAMQLATADASGRPSIRTVLLRGVTPEGLTFYTNFESHKGRDLSANPQAEVVFFWAPLERQVRAFGPVSRVPDSEADAYYHVRPRDSQLAAHASDPQSAPVPDRATLEATFAALDARHPHGTVIPRPAFWGGYRVHVQEWEFWQGRPNRMHDRFRYARQGDGWHIDRLLP; encoded by the coding sequence GTGACTGACCTGACGTCCCTGCGCCTGTCGTACGCCCGCGCGGAGCTGCGCCGGGCCGACCTGAAGGCCGATCCGTTCGCCCAGTTCCAGGGCTGGCTGGATGAAGCCCTGGGCGCGGACCTCCTCGAGCCGTACGCGATGCAACTCGCCACGGCCGACGCGTCGGGCCGCCCGTCCATCCGCACGGTGCTGCTGCGTGGGGTCACGCCGGAGGGCCTGACCTTCTACACCAACTTCGAGTCGCACAAGGGCCGCGACCTGAGCGCGAACCCGCAGGCGGAGGTGGTGTTCTTCTGGGCGCCGCTGGAACGGCAGGTACGCGCCTTCGGCCCGGTGAGCCGCGTGCCGGACAGCGAAGCCGACGCGTACTACCACGTCCGGCCGCGGGACTCGCAGCTCGCCGCGCACGCCAGCGACCCGCAGAGCGCGCCGGTGCCCGACCGGGCCACGCTGGAGGCGACCTTCGCCGCCCTGGACGCCCGCCACCCGCACGGCACGGTGATTCCCCGCCCGGCCTTCTGGGGCGGATACCGCGTGCACGTGCAGGAATGGGAGTTCTGGCAGGGCCGGCCGAACAGGATGCACGACCGTTTCCGGTATGCCCGGCAGGGCGACGGGTGGCACATCGACCGGCTGCTGCCGTAA